In the genome of Candidatus Delongbacteria bacterium, the window TCATCACTACTTCTATTCCTTTCAGCCTTTGGTAAAAGTTGAACTCTTACATCCCCTCCATCTGGCTCAATTCTAGACATTGTGGAAACAGCCTCTGGAACGTTTTTCGTGATTATTGACTCAATTTTCAAAGAAATTTCATCAACAATTTCCAGCTTCGTTCCAGCCGCCATTTCGTAAGAAACACGTACTTGCCCTTCATCTGCAGAAGGCATTAATTCCACACCAATTCCTCTGATAAGGAAGAGCGAAACAATTAACATGATAGTAAAAATTGAAATTAGTTTTTTTCTATTATCTAACGACCAAGAGAGTAGATTTTTATATCTGTTTTCAATGTTTTGAAATAATTTTTCGCTCAACTCATAAATTCTTTTTTTCCATCCTGATGCACCCTTTTTAAGTTCTTTTTCAGTATGCAAATATCTAGATGATAAAACTGGAATTAGAGTGAGTGCTACAATAAAGGAACAGAACAAAGAAAAACTTACTACATAAGCCATTTGCTTGAAAATAATTCCAGACATTCCTCTCACAAAAATCACGGGAAAAAAAACAACAATTGTTGTTAGTACACTTGAAAAAAGTGCTGAAACCACCTCTTTTGTACCTTTAATGGCACTTTCTTTTAAATTTTCACCCTCTTCTCTGTGACGATAAATATTTTCCAAAACCACAATTGAACTATCCAGTAACATACCAATTCCCAATGCCAAACCACCAAACGTAATAATATTTAATGTAAATCCACCAAAATACATTAGACCAAAAGTTGCTATCATCGAAATGGGAATTGCAGTGGCAATAATTAGTGTACTTGCGACATTCCTTAGAAAGATAAACAAAATAATAACTACTAAAAATCCTCCCCAAACAGCTGATAATGAGATATTGTTTATAGATTGTTTAATATATTTTGCGGAATCAAATAGGGTCACTAATTGAATTTGTTTTAAATCTTCATTAATCTTAACAATCTCGCTGTTAACTGCATCAACTACATTTACAGTATTAGCACCAGATTGTTTTGAAATGGAAATTCTTAAACCAAGTTGACCATTAACTCTGACAATTTGATCTACATCTTCCCAAGAATCTACGACTTTCGCAACATTCTTTATTCTTATTTGATTATTACCCAATTGCTTAATAATTGTATTTTCAATTTCATCTATTTTTTTGTACTCACCCAATGTTCTAACTAGAACTTTTGATGATCCTTTTTCATACTCACCTGCTGGAATATTTTGGTTATCGTTAGCCATAGCATTTTTAATATCATCCAGTTCCAGCGAGTATGCTTTCAATTTCACAGCATCAATTTCCACATGTATTTCTCTATTCAAACCACCTCGAATATCTGATGAAGCAACACCAGCAACTCTCTCAATTCTGTATTTTACTTGGTCATCAACTATTTTTCTTAATTCTATAGGGTTCAAATCAGAAGAAACACCTATCTCCATTACAGGAGCAGCGGACATATCAAATTTTCTTATTGTAGGTTTTTCAAGATCATCGGGTAATCTTCTACTAACTCTATCCATTCTATCACGAATATCATTCGCAGCAATGTCCAAATCGGTTCCCCAACCAAACATTACTCTAATTCTACATTCACCTTCACTAGAGGTTGAAGTAATCGATTCTACACCTGAAACAGCTGATAGTGATTCTTCAATTGGTCTGGTGATGATCTCTTCAATTTCCTCCGGTCCTACATTTCCATAATTTGCAAAAATTGAAATTGTTGGATAAGTAATTTCTGGCATAAGATCAATGGAAAGTCTATAGAATGAAACAGAGCCCAAGATAATAACAATAAGATATATTACGAAGGTTAATATTGGTCTATTTACAGGTTTATCGGTAATACTCATCCTATCCTCAATAGTTATTTTTCAATACTTACAAGAGATCCGTCTTTTAGAAGATGTTGTCCTAAAGTTACAACCATACCGGAAAGATTTGGCTCTAAAACTTCGATCATATCGTTTTCCCTTATACCTTTTTTAATCTGAATAAATTTGACTAAACCAGATAGAGAATCTACTGAAAAAACACCTTCAACTCCACCTGCAGTATACAGTGCATAAGATGGAATCATAATGGCATTTTCTTTGGTTTCAAAAATTATATCTATTTTTGCAAACATACCTGGTTTTAAAATATGGTTTGAATTTTCAGACTCAATCTCAACTTGTGAAGAGATAGTTTCATTGCTAAATGATGGTGAAAATCTTTTAACTTTACCATTGAATATCTTATCAGGATAAGAATCAACCGTAAATTTTACATTCTGTCCCTTTTCAAGTTTCGGAAAAATATCTTCAGTAATTTCTGTCTTTAATGTCACTGTATCAATATCTGCAATTGTATAGACCGAGCTATTAGATGAAATACTATTACCTTGCTCAGTGAATTTTTGTAAAACAAATCCTTTATGAAATGCTCTAATTTTACAATTCTCTAAATCTAAAACAGCAGAACTAATTGAAGCTTCCTTTTGAATTAACTGAGATTTAGAAATATTCAATCTGTTTTCCGCAGACTTGAAATCTTTCTCAGCCCGATCATATTCATTTACTGAAGAAAATCCTTTTTCTTTAAGAGATTTTACTCGCTCGAATTCCTGCTTATTTAAGTAAAGTTGATATTCTGAATCTGCTAAATTAGCTCTAGATATTTCCAAATCAGCTTTTGCTTCTAATAACTTTTGCTCAAATTCCCGATCATCTAAAACAGCCAAGATTTCGCCTTTATTTACAAAATCTCCAATATTTTTATACATAGCTTCTATTTTACCAGATATGTTGAATGCTGCGTTATAACTATTTTTTGCAGTTACAATACCAGAAAATTTTTTTATATCTTCCAACCTGCCGACTCTAGCATAACCAACACTTACAGGAACAGTTTTTTCTCTTTTCTCTTTATTTTGTTTAACATTATCTGAACTAAACTTAACAATAACTAAAATTATGATTGTTATAGCTAAAAGCAATATTCCAATCTTTTTC includes:
- a CDS encoding efflux RND transporter permease subunit, producing MSITDKPVNRPILTFVIYLIVIILGSVSFYRLSIDLMPEITYPTISIFANYGNVGPEEIEEIITRPIEESLSAVSGVESITSTSSEGECRIRVMFGWGTDLDIAANDIRDRMDRVSRRLPDDLEKPTIRKFDMSAAPVMEIGVSSDLNPIELRKIVDDQVKYRIERVAGVASSDIRGGLNREIHVEIDAVKLKAYSLELDDIKNAMANDNQNIPAGEYEKGSSKVLVRTLGEYKKIDEIENTIIKQLGNNQIRIKNVAKVVDSWEDVDQIVRVNGQLGLRISISKQSGANTVNVVDAVNSEIVKINEDLKQIQLVTLFDSAKYIKQSINNISLSAVWGGFLVVIILFIFLRNVASTLIIATAIPISMIATFGLMYFGGFTLNIITFGGLALGIGMLLDSSIVVLENIYRHREEGENLKESAIKGTKEVVSALFSSVLTTIVVFFPVIFVRGMSGIIFKQMAYVVSFSLFCSFIVALTLIPVLSSRYLHTEKELKKGASGWKKRIYELSEKLFQNIENRYKNLLSWSLDNRKKLISIFTIMLIVSLFLIRGIGVELMPSADEGQVRVSYEMAAGTKLEIVDEISLKIESIITKNVPEAVSTMSRIEPDGGDVRVQLLPKAERNRSSDEIANSLRKKLANIPGTTIRTRSGQGLFFMRMMQSSDDNLSIEIRGYDLKTAQNLAIEVESIVKSIEGVTDTKISRSDGNPEEILLIDREKAASLHLNVYDIGKSIQSALSGTSSSYFRENGKQYKILLRYKESDRSDIEKILDMNLLNSSGVSIPVRTVIKTELREGPSSLERKNQERIITVSANFIDRDLGSIIKDTRAQLSKLTIPKDFAIIFGGDYEEQQKAFSELILGFILAIILVYLVMAGQFESFLDPFVILFSIPMAIIGIVITMIATGTVFSMQAFIGCIMLAGIVVNNAILLVDYTNQLRELHGMDLYEAIKTAGVRRLRPILMTTSTTVLGLLPLSFGLGEGGESQAPLARVVIGGLASSTLITLVLIPVLYSLFEQKVKRIKH
- a CDS encoding efflux RND transporter periplasmic adaptor subunit — encoded protein: MKKIGILLLAITIIILVIVKFSSDNVKQNKEKREKTVPVSVGYARVGRLEDIKKFSGIVTAKNSYNAAFNISGKIEAMYKNIGDFVNKGEILAVLDDREFEQKLLEAKADLEISRANLADSEYQLYLNKQEFERVKSLKEKGFSSVNEYDRAEKDFKSAENRLNISKSQLIQKEASISSAVLDLENCKIRAFHKGFVLQKFTEQGNSISSNSSVYTIADIDTVTLKTEITEDIFPKLEKGQNVKFTVDSYPDKIFNGKVKRFSPSFSNETISSQVEIESENSNHILKPGMFAKIDIIFETKENAIMIPSYALYTAGGVEGVFSVDSLSGLVKFIQIKKGIRENDMIEVLEPNLSGMVVTLGQHLLKDGSLVSIEK